TGTATAAATTTCACATTAAAATAAGAAATTTTAaatggtgtgtgtgcgtgtgtgtatacacacgtgcgcgcgcgcaccccctccccaccatttaatatatatatacagtagcacctcgtcttatgaacttaattcatcccATCACgaggttcgtaagttgaaaagtttgtaagatgaaacaatgtttcccataggaatcaatgtaaaagcaaataatgtgtgcaatctcaaaactcaccccttttgccttatgccgctgggaatccccgcctgcGGACatatgttgccagccaaagcgcccgtttttgcgctgctgggattcccctgaggctcccctccctgggaaatcgcagcatcgcaaaaacacagaagtccggaggtgggggatcccagcagcagtggcttgggtttgtaaagtgaaaacagttcagaaaaagaggcaaaaaaaatcttaaacaccgggttcgtatcttgaaaagttcattagaagaggcattcataagacaaggtaccactgtatacacacacacacacacacacacacacacacacacacacacacatatatatcccatttaaaatttctatatatatatagaatgcaTGGTaggtatctatatctatctatctatctatctatctatctatctatctatctatctatctatccatccatccatccatccatctatcacaaTTCTTGTACTTAAGTGTCATATATATGGAGGAGACTGACAGTTTGTTGATCAGCTCCTtatttttaataatgatattTAGGATTAGGGAAGAGTATATATACAAATTAAATATCATTTTGAAGCTTTTCTATGAAAAGTCCAATGGAATAAAATCCAATTCCTTTTTATGACTTTATTCTAGAGGGCAAGTATACAATTAAGCAAATTAGTGTATTTAATTCTCTTATTACattaatgaaaattaaaatgtGCTTAACTTGATCTACTTATGTACTTAACTTgatcaatttatttttaattgaaagtAAGCTGTCTTCTCAGAGAATCAATTTTAAGTCTTTGCCACAAATCATTTCCCTGTGTTTCTCTTGTTGTATATAATTGGAATTTAACCCAAGTGGACTTCCTAGGACTTTGAGGGACAAGGTTAACAAACTGCAATATATAATGTGTACTTTTCTTGTAAACTAAACTATATACAGAGCTCTATTTTATTAATCATAGTGGTTTTCAGATAGCAGATATATATTTATCTGTGTATATTCCAactacaaaattttaaaatttattactaCTTACCAAGTCATTAATTCAAACTGAAAAGTTAATTGTTCACAACAAAAAGTAAATAAtgatttaaggggggggggattgcatAATGCAGCCTCAAATACTAATGTCTCTCAATACTTTTAAATGTACTAATATACAATTCTGTTTCAGAAAAGTAATGTATTTCAAACAGATCACCAAACTCTGAACATGACATACTATCCCAGCAATAAAGTGACAATCTTATGATAGTAAAATATCTGATTTCCTGTCCAACCAGTTTAAGAAATGACTGTTTTGATTCCTGCCTTTCTGAAGAAACCAATTAATAGGATGCAACATCGATAACATATCTTTGGAAATCTATATAAAATCATATTAAATATCCATTATCGCCAGCTAAATTATCTCAGGCTTCTACCCATTAGGCTGACAAGTCACTCTAATCTGAGAATTAATTGGCATTTAGATAGCTGAATGATGTGATCCTTCAAAGGGCAACTCCATCTATAAAGTATGGAAGCTACTTTGCAATGGAAGTACTGATTATAAAGAGTTCTGCAAAGCAAGGCTGATGAAACTATTTCGCAAATATATTGTAGGCAAAAATGATAAATCTTGCTCTTAACTCTGCATGTATAAATATATGTAGGTTTAAATGCCCTGTTCACACAGTATGGAAGCATTTAGTATGGAAAGTGATATGTCTCTTCAATCTGTCCCTTCACAATCTTTATTTTAGTTGCTGATCCTCAGTGCACACATTTAGTAGACATGCATATACTATGGTATATATGTACCAATAATTCAAACTTTGTAATATTTTCCTCTCCTATATGACAATAGAAAAATTGAAATGCTATTAAATAGAATGTATTTATTAACATATTTTGTACCATAAAAGTCACACAATTCTGAAGTTCTGGAAATTCAGGCTCAATTGAACTACAGTCTCCAAATGAAAATTTATGAACATAGTTTAGCATTAATTATAGCATTAGCATTAGTTATAATGCTACAATGCAATTATTTAAACTTAACAAACTAAGGTATAATCATGAAGTCTTACTGCACAAAGAAATATGTGGATGTGAAAAAGAGCAGCACTTTATCTATTAAGTATCTTTCCTGGTATCTAATGTGCCTTGCTTTATGGTTCAGTCTGTGCTGCCATTTTACCAACAAAATTAGGCCCATAGAGTAAATAAAGTAAGTCAACATAAAGCATTTTTCTTTTACTGAATGACGAATCAATCACACATCAGTGTTGTAAATTTATGTGCAAAAGCATTGAAGTGCTTTACTAAAAattacaacatagaaacatattaaCAAATTCATACAATCAGATCTGAAAATATAAcacaaagaggaaacagaattacaGTACATGTACAACATAAGACAAATACATGGAATTCATTAGAAAATATTGTAATAAATAATTCATGAATTATAGTGCAATTGATTTATGCATAAATAGAACTAATTGCCTAGATATCAGTTATTAACAAAATTTGTCAAAAATCAAGGCAGCCACAGAGTTTTACTAAATTACTGCAACAATGAAAATACtgcaatttaaaacaaaaacaaaacacaaatacaAGTGTGTGTACtgtaaacaactaaaaaaatcaGTCTCACTAAAGTTATTATACAATGTAATTTAATATAAAATAGTCATTAGCTACCAGAAATGGTTTCATTTACTGAGCAGTAGTTCTAAAAACAGAggcactgttttttttctttttaatataaaatactTGAGAAACATTCAAATAAGTAGAAAGCAAGAAGGCCTGCCTTCATCTTCATTTAAAAGTCTACTGAAATATGAATTTTCAGAAACTTGTCAATTTCTAAGTAGTGACtggtaactgaattttaaaagaagtttaaaattataatttaaatagcCTTTTGAATGGATACAATGGGGTGGATGAAGGGAGAGTTTATGTATTTCCCTGCCTTTCCTCACTTGTATAATCAAAGATTCAGCCTATTCATTACAAATAAttactatttctttttaaaatttacaggTTGAACATCATCTACAAActatcaaaaaatattttaatatactatTTCTGGCCAAAAATAAATACAAGTATGAAAATGCTGAAAATTAATTATAACATTACATACAAAACTACCACATTTAAAGTCAATAGCAAAATGATCCCTGATTTTATGAATCATGTTACTTTTTGGTCAGGCCACCATTTAAATGATATTAAAAGGAGTACTGCAATTTGTCTTTGATAGAGACATGAATTTAAAATtgtctaaaacatttaaaaaacaggcTGGAACAAGAAAGTCCCAGTCCTGAATGGGtgtattcttcctccttccctgctTATCCTACCATTATCTCATAAACTTCAGGAATAAGCCAGGGGGAAGTAAGGAGTTGCAACGGGAGGTTGGATGTAAAAGCTTTATATCCCAAGTTCACACATTAAGCAATGAACTATAGGTCCTAGCAGTCCTCCAAATAAACCTGAAATATTATTTTGTATTGAGGAAATATATTATTAATGAATAATCTTAAACCTGATGAACATATGGCTTAGTTCTTTAAAATTAAAGATGACCTTGACAAATGTTAATCTCATGTGTGGTATGACTTTTAATTTTGAGCTTGCTTCCCATGCAGTTGAGCTGAAGAAAATTCAGCACAGATCATGTAAATTCTCAATGAACTGAACACATGGTTGTGTTGCTTTTATTTGTAAGTAACCCCAACTTATTAGGGGTCACATCTCTTCTTAGTCTATTCTGAAATTACGAAGTTGAATGACATCTTCAAAAAGTATCAAATGTGAATATACTATAGACAGTACAATTCACAGAATTTAAAGAATGAATTCTTATATTAAACATATTCAGTCACCCATACATGGGAAAAAGAACAATTTTGGAAATATTAATTTTCCCCATAAAAATCTagttttttcaaagaaaaattgaTGTCTTCACTCATATGTAGAAATGGTAGGAAACTATAAAGTTATGTAATATATAAAATCAAATGAGTATGGTCCTTCTAGCAAGCAATTGCTTACCAACAGTGACACTGCTGTAGAGCTCCAGAGAAATTCATTCTTCCCTTTGCTTCCTAACTAAAGATGCATTGAGAAATCTTTCAGTCAGTAACTGCAAGTTTTGAACTCTCACCCTGATAAAGATAACACAAATGCCAGAGCTTATATAATTTTAGTAACTAGTGCAATTGCCTAGGAATACAAGAAAAGCATGCAAATCTTTTAATCCCCTTGAAGCTTTAAGGTCTGTTAGCACATTTGTAAGGTGAGCATATTTCTTTCTGAACCCTACTGGATTTTCTATGTGAGAAGGATCATTTCCAATTATGAGTTATCTGAAGATCATTCAAAAACTGTAATATAAAGATCTGTCCTCTGAGGTTATATACCCACCCACTCCCACACCTTCAGAAGGGGGttcttatattataaaataaataaaatgaaatgcccAGCTTCCAACTAGTAAATATACAAAGAATTTCTATTACTGAAAGTTCAAAacagtttttactgttttttaaatcgGTAATTCTATTAAGACCCTGAACTGCAAGATTTGGTTATTAGCAAAATGATGATGTATCGGCCCATCAAAATGAAAACCTGATATTCATTTTGATAAACTGAAAAAGGTTTGAAATGTCACAGCAGCAAAAACGTTACTGTTATCGTGAGGTTTTTAAGTAGGAGTGTTAAACAATCCTTAAATAAATATAAGTAGTCATAAAACCAACTAACTACTAGCACACTTAAATCAATGTAACCATTTTCAAGTTCATTCCGTGCACATTATGAAACATGCTCTGATATGCATTCTCACTTTTCTCTTCAACCCTTATAAGTTAGCTTATTTTCCATACTAAAGGAAAATCATTTTATGTATGCCTTTAGTATTCCATCTCATTTCATAGTTATCTACATAGTTAGCTATAACTAAATTTGTCAGTTTTTACAAGCATATATTTTGTAAACACCAATTTCTTGATAAACCAACAATATTTTAATAATCCAATTTTGTTGCTAAcatgcttttaaaaatgaaatatttacttTATATCCAATGTTATGCTATAATGTACTAACTTTTCCATTGTCTGATTTTAACTAATACTTCATATCAGTTTCCCCAGTAAGAAACTAGAACTGTCCTCTTCCCTTGATTTGCTTATTTTCAGTTGCTAGCAAGTTCTGAAAATATTTTGAGAGGATAAATGCCCTAAAAACACAAATTGTATATTTCCTTAATAGGATGGATTACTGAGCTAAGGTCAATCTTCATCAGTAAAAAGTAATATTTCACATAACAAATAGAAGTTGTTCCCAACATTTTATGCTGACAACTAAATAAAACCTGAATCCTTTTCACTTATTTCTACAAGAATTATATTAAATACAAAGTATCACAATTGTGATCAATTCTATCATATTGTCCACAGTGAAAACCCTGAATGAAATTATTCTTCAAAAAGGCATGTATGTGGTTTCTGAACTGCAAAATTTCATTTCTCCTAAGTGAACATTTGATTCTCCTGCATATATGCTTACATCTGCAcagtcacacaaacacacatacacacaaacaaacaaacaaacaaacaaacaaacaaacaaacaaacagtgtttCTAACAAATTAATTACATAGGCTTGCTGCTGTTTTTGCAGGAGCCAGTCCCTGAATCAGTGATATTAAACATCCCAGTGTCTGGTAATCGGAGCTTCTTCTTCGGTGGTGTCTTCAAAGTTCCAGACCTTTCTTTAACTTTGTATTCTAAAGTGCTGTGAGGTACCCCATAGATCCCTTGTGCTTTGGAAACGCTCATTTTCCCGCTCATTACCATTGCAATAGCTTCCTCCATTATTTCATGATCATATTGCCGGTAACGACCACGTTTTTTCCTTGGTTGTTTGTTATCCTTACGGTCTAAGCTGTCTTCTGTGGATTCGGAGGTACCATCAACAATGCCGTTCTTAGTATTAAGACACAAAGGAGAAAGGTCCCCATGCAGAAAATAGGTGTCCAGACTTGAAGGAGTTACAGATGCAGAACATTCCAGTTTGTTCTGTTTGGGAAATATAGTTTTCAGTTTTTGAAGAGCTGATCCTTCTAAGACTGATGAGGTTTTGGAAACATGGTACATGACATCCAGAAGTCCAGCATTCTCATGCTGTTTGGGAATAGCACTGATTCTCAGCTGAGGAATTTTTAATTGCACAGCTGGAGATGAGATTTCATATTGTacactttcatttttttctttaaactgaGTGACCATTCTTTGCAAAGTTAACTGGTGGAGGTAATTGGAAGCTGTTGGGAATCTTAATTCTGAGGTTTCAAGTAGACtaagtttatttttttctgtgCACTCTGCTTGAGCTTTTGCCCAAAAGGCTACTTTTTGCAGCATGGCATAGGGCTCTGGACTGTCTTTGTAAGAACAGATGTCCTTGAAATCTcgagttttgtttttaaagagtgCAGGATTTCCTGCTGGTAAGGCTTCTAAGTGGAGAAGTAAAGTTTTTTGAGGTATGCCATAAAGGATGCCTGCTTTATTAATGTCCAGTGCTCCAGACTGAACGTCTTTCAAGGCTTTTGAGAGCAAACCATCTGCAAACTCAGCACTTCTTTCCACAAAGTCCTCTCTGTTTCTGTGGAGTCTCCTGGATGGATGGAATGAAACGATGGTGAACTGATGCATGAGAGACTCTCACACAGCTATGGAAGGGAAGGGTCCACTCCTTTATTATACTCCTTGCTTAGGTAACATCACTGCTTCTCACACTTTTAAGGCTTTGAGTTGTGGTAGCTATTGATTACCATAGCAAATGTTAGAGTTCTGGTAGGACCATGTGAGAAAATGATAGCCCAGCTTCTAGAGCAGCCCTTCCAAGAACTTTAAATCCTAGCTCAGGATTTGATAACTTTGTCATCTGTTTTCAATTCCCCTTTGACAGATGCTCGCAGAGTAACACTTAAAACTTCTCTTTTCACAATCTAACATCCATTGAATGTCCCCATCCTAAAGGAGTTTTGTTAGTAGAAACGTGACGTTACCGCTAAACAAGTAATAAAAGAGTCAACCCCCTTATGTTGTTTATAACTATTAAAAAAGAACTTTAACATATCTAACTTttgtaaaaatgcaattaaaagtcCTAAATACTACTTCTAACTTCTAGTAATGTGTGAGACTAGTAGGGGGACAGGGAGATAGAAAGATACTTAATGCAAGCAGTTTTTCTGGGGGCTTTTTTCCCAAAGAAATAATTCTATTACACAAATGATAAGTGACTGTTATGACTGGAAAGATGTCAGAATTATAACATTACTTCAATGTAATTTCAGTACATATTTATCACAGCAGCATATTAACCATCCATAAATGGTATCTTGGTAGCATGATATCACAtactatattaaaataaaaatgcaagagCACTCTTTTTTGGGGGTACTAAATTGTAGTTCTTTAATTTTCTTCTAACAGTCAAAAtctattaaaatgtaaaatatttgtcTTTTTCCAATGGTAAAGGTTTAAACTCATTTCAAATAGATTTGATTCTATTATTTAGTTTCCTAATTGCATTATGTACataagcattttattttatttttaggaaCATGAACTAAAGTTTGGTGATTGTTCTGATAACTTTTCTTTAACAGAAAAAAGTGAAAAACATAAAATGAATTATATGAGttatacacaaacatacaattATGAGTGATACCCTGGCATAAGCAAAGAAGAGGACTGTGtcaacatacattttatataagcCAATTCCAAAATAAATCTTCACATTTGTCTTACTTCCACTTACTCCCTTTAAAATAAAGCAAAGTAATGCTTATTATGCTTACCCAGACAATGAATTTCCAGAGCACGACCCATCATACTGTGACTGTTCcaagtttgttttctttgtagaGAGATCTAGCACTCCATCCCCTATTATAAAAAATGAAACATGAAAGAGTAAAAAACATACTATTACCAACAACAAAATGACAATGGCCAACTACTAAGACACTCTCATGCTATACATTCAAATGCATAGTGTTAACAAACACTATTTAGTTagtggaaataaaaagaggatggattttcttgtgggtgacttgattgttagaggtgttgatttgggacagagtaaggatgtgctGAGGGTAATgaagtgtctcccaggggccactgccagcagggacaggaggcggattacaaatattgtgaaggctgtaagtaaagataataacattgatgtggtagtgcatcttggcacaaatgatttgtcccagagaaatgttaatcaagtaaaaagagatttccaatgtcttagtgtggagctgggcagattaactgattcagtgactttctcagaggtgttactgcTTTATGGTCAgtaggataaaacaacttgtattgcACAGTTTAAtgagtggttaaggcagtggtgtaaagctgaaggttttggataTGTTAGTCATGACGTTAGTAGaaggtctaatagggagttgtttaagagggatggtttgcatccatcatacagaggtacccaggttcTTGGTGAAGAgatcagaacttttttggacaggcatttaaactagggaAAGGGGCCAGAGATGTAATGATTTCTGGATGATTGCTGTCCCTGGACtacgaggataaatcagtttgttgGAATTATGAAAAGGGCgctgtaaatgaaatagatg
This DNA window, taken from Erythrolamprus reginae isolate rEryReg1 chromosome 7, rEryReg1.hap1, whole genome shotgun sequence, encodes the following:
- the LCORL gene encoding ligand-dependent nuclear receptor corepressor-like protein isoform X3 — its product is MAAAAPASGASQCRSPRCTAERRGVRRELDSWRHRLMHCVGFESILEGLYGPRLRRDLSLFEDCEPEEVTDWSMDEKCSFCNLHKEIVSDPAVVLGSLQSTPTGELSSQGQSNTDKIECQAENYLNALFRKEDLPQNCDPNIPLVAQELMKKMIRQFAIEYISKNSKLQENRNGSSYEMSLICKDFQMNQTENPLQEEQDSPLDLTVNRTQEQDTQQGDGVLDLSTKKTNLEQSQYDGSCSGNSLSGRLHRNREDFVERSAEFADGLLSKALKDVQSGALDINKAGILYGIPQKTLLLHLEALPAGNPALFKNKTRDFKDICSYKDSPEPYAMLQKVAFWAKAQAECTEKNKLSLLETSELRFPTASNYLHQLTLQRMVTQFKEKNESVQYEISSPAVQLKIPQLRISAIPKQHENAGLLDVMYHVSKTSSVLEGSALQKLKTIFPKQNKLECSASVTPSSLDTYFLHGDLSPLCLNTKNGIVDGTSESTEDSLDRKDNKQPRKKRGRYRQYDHEIMEEAIAMVMSGKMSVSKAQGIYGVPHSTLEYKVKERSGTLKTPPKKKLRLPDTGMFNITDSGTGSCKNSSKPM